The Candidatus Nitrosocosmicus franklandus genome contains a region encoding:
- a CDS encoding DDE-type integrase/transposase/recombinase has product MISRNRTPSRYVYYGLHLYFSGLSLRKASERLSQMYKRNHVSIWNWIQKYRPQKLKASRRRILEYIVDETMLKVGSEYIWLWVAIEPANRQILALSISKERNMFVAERYLSNLIKVHGKHPVSTDGGTWYPMACQFLKLDHHIHSSYEKSVIERTMQYIKDRTESFDDYFPCRIKNCKLKHVRNWLRLFVDYHNNEIKHIK; this is encoded by the coding sequence ATGATTAGCAGAAACAGAACACCTTCAAGGTATGTATATTATGGGTTGCATTTGTACTTTTCAGGTTTATCTTTAAGAAAAGCCTCGGAAAGATTGTCTCAGATGTATAAAAGAAACCATGTCTCCATCTGGAATTGGATTCAAAAATACAGGCCTCAAAAATTGAAAGCATCAAGAAGAAGAATTCTAGAATATATTGTAGACGAGACAATGTTGAAGGTAGGGTCAGAATACATCTGGCTTTGGGTGGCGATAGAGCCTGCAAACAGACAGATCCTCGCACTTTCTATATCCAAAGAGAGAAACATGTTTGTTGCAGAAAGATATCTTTCTAATTTGATCAAAGTTCATGGAAAGCACCCAGTTTCTACAGATGGTGGGACTTGGTATCCCATGGCTTGTCAGTTTCTCAAACTCGATCACCATATTCATTCCTCTTACGAGAAAAGTGTAATCGAAAGAACGATGCAATATATCAAGGATAGAACCGAAAGTTTCGATGATTACTTTCCTTGTAGAATAAAGAACTGCAAGTTAAAGCATGTACGGAATTGGCTGCGGCTCTTTGTAGACTATCATAACAATGAAATAAAACATATTAAGTGA